The following proteins are encoded in a genomic region of Nicotiana sylvestris chromosome 4, ASM39365v2, whole genome shotgun sequence:
- the LOC104220029 gene encoding uncharacterized protein, with translation MDLSFIAPTIKNGDVNVELCKEENEEETQKRKFALILYVVGGSPTVDTMESYIASVWNFVAKPKVYFYNDGYFMVRFNSIEDMDEVLYSGPHMLNNKPIIVKIWSADFDFNKEVLQTIPVWVKYTNLPLNCWENRSLSRISSGLGIHLYADACSTQVDRISYVGVLVEMDVTKELPRFIKVTDPNGREFIHEITYD, from the coding sequence ATGGATCTGAGCTTTATTGCACCTACTATCAAAAATGGCGACGTAAATGTGGAGCTCTGTAAGGAAGAGAACGAGGAGGAGACTCAGAAACGGAAGTTTGCGTTAATACTGTATGTTGTTGGAGGAAGTCCAACAGTAGACACCATGGAAAGTTACATTGCTTCAGTATGGAACTTTGTAGCTAAGCCTAAGGTGTATTTCTATAATGATGGTTATTTTATGGTTCGTTTCAATTCTATTGAAGATATGGATGAAGTTTTGTATTCAGGACCTCACATGTTGAATAATAAGCCTATCATTGTCAAAATATGGTCGGCTGATTTTGATTTCAATAAAGAGGTTCTTCAAACTATACCAGTGTGGGTGAAATATACTAATTTGCCTTTGAATTGCTGGGAAAATAGGTCGCTAAGTAGGATAAGCAGTGGTTTGGGAATTCATCTCTATGCTGATGCTTGTAGTACTCAAGTGGATAGGATTTCATATGTAGGGGTATTGGTTGAAATGGATGTTACTAAAGAGCTACCTAGGTTTATCAAAGTGACTGATCCTAATGGAAGGGAGTTTATACATGAAATAACATATGATTGA
- the LOC138889796 gene encoding secreted RxLR effector protein 78-like, protein MKEAYDSVEWGYLEQVLTHLQLPGGFVKWIISCVTTVSYSITINGQPTKPFQAKKGLKQGDSLSPYLFVLVMEYFTRLLKTLKKDPNFNYHPKCSKLNIVQLSFADDRLLFCRGYAISF, encoded by the coding sequence ATGAAGGAGGCCTATGATTCAGTGGAATGGGGTTATCTAGAACAAGTGTTGACACATCTGCAACTACCAGGGGGATTTGTGAAATGGATTATAAGCTGTGTTACAACAGTCTCATACTCCATTACGATTAATGGGCAGCCTACAAAGCCATTTCAAGCTAAGAAAGGGTTGAAACAGGGAGATTCCTTATCTCCTTACCTATTTGTACTGGTTATGGAGTATTTTACAAGACTATTGAAGACACTTAAAAAGGATCCTAATTTCAACTATCATCCTAAATGTAGCAAACTGAACATAGTGCAATTGAGCTTTGCTGATGATCGATTACTATTCTGTAGAGGTTATGCCATATCTTTTTAG